The proteins below come from a single Zea mays cultivar B73 chromosome 8, Zm-B73-REFERENCE-NAM-5.0, whole genome shotgun sequence genomic window:
- the LOC100381821 gene encoding Probable magnesium transporter NIPA3-like — protein sequence MGGAQLVGRWVESYTGMSTDNIKGLLLALSSSLFIGASFIVKKKGLKKAGASGVRAGVGGYSYLLEPLWWAGMVTMIVGEIANFAAYAFAPAILVTPLGALSIIISAVLAHIMLREKLHTFGILGCILCVVGSTTIVLHAPPERQIESVAEVWDLATEPAFLCYAAVVLAAAFVLIFHFVPEYGQTHIMVYVGICSLVGSLSVMSVKALGIALKLTFSGMNQLVYPQTWVFSSVVTLCIVTQMNYLNKALDTFNTAVVSPIYYTMFTSLTILASVIMFKDWDRQNPTQIVTEMCGFVTILSGTFLLHKTKDMVDGLPPNLPIRLPKHADEDGYAAEGIPLRSAADGIPLRSPRATDSFRSS from the exons ATGGGGGGAGCGCAGCTGGTGGGGAGATGGGTGGAGTCGTACACGGGGATGTCGACGGACAACATCAAGGGCCTGCTGCTCGCGCTCTCCTCCAGCCTCTTCATCGGTGCCAGCTTCATCGTGAAGAAGAAGGGGCTCAAGAAGGCCGGCGCGTCCGGCGTCCGAGCAG GCGTTGGTGGCTACTCATACTTGCTTGAGCCACTGTGGTGGGCAGGAATGGTAACAA TGATTGTTGGCGAAATCGCTAACTTTGCAGCTTATGCATTTGCTCCTGCTATCTTAGTCACTCCACTTGGTGCACTTAGCATAATTATCAG TGCTGTTCTTGCCCATATAATGTTGCGGGAGAAACTTCATACATTTGGTATACTTGGCTGTATTCTTTGTGTGGTCGGTTCGACAACAATTGTGCTTCATGCCCCTCCAGAGCGTCAAATTGAGTCTGTGGCAGAAGTGTGGGATCTTGCGACCGAACCAG CATTCCTGTGCTATGCAGCTGTTGTGCTTGCAGCAGCTTTTGTGCTCATATTCCATTTTGTCCCTGAGTATGGTCAGACACATATCATGGTATATGTTGGCATATGTTCTCTTGTGGGATCTTTATCG GTCATGAGTGTCAAAGCTCTTGGGATAGCCTTGAAGCTGACATTTTCTGGGATGAACCAGCTAGTCTATCCACAAACATGGGTGTTCTCATCCGTTGTAACCTTATGCATTGTAACACAGATGAACTATCTGAACAAG GCCCTCGACACATTCAACACTGCAGTTGTTTCACCCATATATTACACAATGTTTACATCCTTGACCATCTTGGCTAGTGTAATAATGTTCAAG GATTGGGATCGTCAAAATCCAACACAAATTGTAACGGAGATGTGCGGCTTCGTCACAATCCTTTCTGGAACTTTTCTTCTTCACAAGACAAAGGATATGGTGGATG GTCTCCCACCAAATTTACCGATTCGGCTTCCTAAACATGCGGATGAGGACGGCTACGCTGCTGAAGGAATTCCTCTCAGATCCGCTGCTGACGGTATTCCGCTCAGGTCACCAAGGGCTACAGATTCATTTCGCTCGTCATGA